From the Streptomyces sp. 846.5 genome, the window TTCTCCAGGTCGGCGGTGGTCAGCGTGCGGTAGTCGAGTCCGGCGGCCGACGCCGTCCCGTAGGGCCGCCACAGGACCAGGTCGTCGGTGCGCCAGCGCTCGGCGCGCAGTCCGGTCTTGGCGGTCTTGTGGGTGGCGGTGGCCGGCATCCGGGCGACGAGGCGGACGAAGCGCGGTGGCATCTTGGTCCCGAGGTCGGGCTGGTCGGCCAGGAACTCGGCCAGCCGCCGGGCGAGTCCGTCCGGGTCCGCGACGCCGGTCGTGCCGACACCGGTGCCCGCCCCCGACCCCGCCCCCGGCCGCAGCTGCACGGCCGCCATCACCTGGTCCCCCGCGACCGGGTCCGGGACGGCGAAGACCGCCACGGCATCGGCCTCCGTCCAGCGGCCGAGGATGGACTCGATGTCGGCGACCGCCAGGTTCTCGCTGTCCACCCGCAGCCAGTCCGCGCTGCGCCCGGCGAAGTGGAACCAGCCCTCGGCGTCGCGGTGGAACAGGTCCCCGGTCCAGTACCAGCCGCGCTGGACCCGGGCGGCGCCCGCCTCGGGATTGCGCCAGTAGCCCTCGAACCCGGCCCGTTCGGTGCGGTTGACCAGTTCGCCGATCGCCTCGGCCCCGTTGAGCAGCCGGCCCGAGGCGTCGAAGCGGGAGCGCGGGCACTCCTCCCCGGTCACCGGGTCGACCACGGCGAGGTCGTCGTACGGTCCCGAGCCGACCCGGCCGACGGCTCCCGGCGGGGCGGCGGGGTCCTGGCGGAGGTTGCAGCCGCCCTCGGAGGAGCCGTAGCCCTCGACCAGGCGGCAGCCGAAGCGCGCCTCGAAGCGCGCGGCGTCGACGGCCCCGGCCTCGGTGCCGAACCCCAGCCGGAGCGGGCTGTCGGCGTCGTCCGGGCGCTCCTCGGTGGCCAGCACATAGGAGATGGCGCGGCCCACATAGGTGAAGTAGCCGGCCCGGTGGCGGCGGACGTCCTCCAGGAAGCGGGAGGCGGAGAAGACCGGGCGCAGCGCGACCGTGCCCCCGGCGAGCAGCATCGGCGCCCACAGCGCCATGGTGGCGTTGCCGTGGAACAGCGGCATGCAGGCGTAGCCGGTGTCGTCGCTGGTCAGCCCGTACATCTCGCGCAGTTTGTCGCCGGCTCTGGCCAGCCGCTGCTGACTGCAGATCACGGCCTTGGGGGCGCCGGTCGACCCCGAGGTGAAGGTCAGCAGGATGCGGGTGTCGGGGGCGGGCAGGTCGGCGGGCGGCGCGGCGTCGAGATGGTCGGCGAGCAGCGCCGCGTACGCGGGGCCGTCGCTGTCCAGGACGGGGACGGCCAGGTCCAGCCCGTTGAGCAGCGCCAGCCGCCGCTGCCCGGTGACGACGAGGGCGCAGTCGGTGTGCCGGATGTCGCGGAGCAGGTCGGGACCGCGGCGGGTGGGGTTGATGCCGACCGCGGTGGCGCCGGCCAGGGCGCAGGCCTGGAGCCAGAAGACGTACTCGGGGGTGTTGTCGAGCAGCAGGCCGACGTGCGGGTGCTCGGCACGACGCTCGGCGAGCAGGCGGGTGAGCAGGGCGGCGCGGGCACAGGCGGCACGGAACACCTGGTCATGCGTCTGACTGAAGCCGTCGCCGACCAGCCCGGGGGTGTGCCGGCCGCGCTGGGCCTGGATGGCGTCGAGGAGGGTGGGGCTCGGTCCGGATGCGGGCATGGGGGCTCCCAGCGGCAGCTTCTGACGGTCCGTCAGCTTGCAGCTGTTGATACCCTCACGGCCGCCAACGCACAAGAGTGCAGCAGCGGCTGGGGTCGCGGCCGGTCAACCGAGGTGGCGTTCCAACCAGTTGGCCACGGTGCCGCGCATCAGGGCCCGGTTCGTCTCGTGGACGAAGTCGTGGCCCTCGTCCGGCAGTTCCAGCAGCGACGCGGTCACCCCGCGCGCCCTGGCCGCGGCGACGAACTGCTCGGACTCGCCGATGGGGACATTGCTGTCCTGCGCGCCGTGGACGGCCAGCAGCGGCGCGCGCAGGGCGTCGACGTCGGTCATCGGCGAGAGCTGACGCAGCAGCTCGCGGTCGCGGTCCGGGTGGCCGTACTTGGTGGCGGCCGACTCGGCGATCCAGGGCTCGGTGCCGGAGAAGAAGGTCGCGAAGTCGGAGATCCCGCAGATGTCCACGCCGGTGCGGAACAGCTTCGGGTGCCGGACCAGGGCGGCCAGCACCAGATAACCGCCGTAGGAACGGCCCATGACGGCCAGTCGGCCCGGGTCGGCCAGGCCGAGGCCGACCAGGTACTGCGCGCAGTCGGCCACGTCGTCGACGGCGGCGAAGCGGCCGGCGCCCAGGTCGGCGTCGACGAAGGAGCGACCGAAGCCGGAGGAGCCACGGACGTTGGGGGCGAAGACGTCGAAGCCGCGGGAGAGCAGTTCCTGGAACAGCGGGTCGAGAACCGGGCGTTCCTGGCTCTCGGGGCCGCCGTGCAGGTAGACGACGCAGGGCGCGGGCCGGGCGTCGTCGGACGACCTGGGCGCGCGGTAGTACCAGCCGCTGAGCGGGAGGCCGTCGCGGGCGGTCAGCCGCAGCGGCCGGGGGCTGACGGCGCCGGGGACGGGCTCCGAGGTCCAGGGGGCGGGGCGGAGCTTCAGGCCGGGCGCGGTGGGCAGCGACCAGACCCCCGGGCGGCACCGCGAACCGGACAGCGACAGCAGCAGGCCGCCCGACCCGTCGAGGTCGGCCCGCGTCAAAACCTCGTGCGGCAAGCTGATCTGACGGAGCGTCGTGGCGGCTCCCTGCTCGGGGGCGAGCCGGACGAGTTCGGCGGAGCTGCGGCCCTGGCGGTTCCAGCCGAGCAGGGCGGTGGAGCCGTCGGGGGCGATGGTCAGGTGTTCCAGGTCGGTCCCGGAGCGCTGGGCGGCCACCCGGACCGACCGGCCGGACGCAGAGCCGGAAGCAGAGCCGGGAACAGGGCTGCCGTCCTCGTCCAGGGCGACCGCGAGCAGGGCCGCGAACTCGCGGTCGGCGTCGCTGCGCAGCCAGACGGTGCGGCCGTCCGGGGCGAAGCGGCCGATCCAGGGGTCCCCGTCGGCGACCGGGAAGGTGCCGGCCTCGCTGAGGTCGGCCAGCCGCAGCAGCACGGCCTCGCGGTGGCCGCGCGGGCCGCGGCGGAGCAGGGCGAGGCGGCCGTCCGGGGTGAGGTCGCAGACCCGCAGGGTGGCCGCGCCCGACTCGGTGGCCAGGCGCCGGGTCGGGAGCCCGCCCTCGGGGTCGACCAGGGAGGCGGCCAGCAGTCCGTGGCTGTGCCCGGTGCCGTCACCGTCGCTGACCGGCACCACCTCGGTCACCGCGAGGGCGGAGCCGTCCCGGCTCCAGCAGCCCAGGTAGGCGGCGGCGCGCGGGTCCGCGCCGGCCAGCACCCGTCGGCCGGTGCCGTCCGGGCGGATGGCGAGGACGCGGCCGTGCTCGGCGCCGTCGGGGGCGGAGGTGTAGGCGATCCAACGGCCGTCCGGCGACCAGGAGACGGCGGTGACCGGGTCCGGCGCTGGGTCCAGCAGCCGGGGCTCTCCGGCCCCCTCCAGCGGTCCGACCCACAGCTGGGGCACGCCGCCGCGGTCGCAGACGTAGGCGGCCGTGGTGCCGGTCGGATCGGTCGCCGCCTGGGTGCAGCTGTGCTGCGGCGCGGTCGGCGGCGAGACGGTCAGGCTCGGGGCCGTCGGCTGCGTCCCGGTGTGTTGTGCTGCTGTCACGTGTGGCGCCCTCATCCGATCTCGTGTGTCTGCAGCCAGATTTCCAGAAGGGCGGCCTGCCAGAGCGCATTGGAGCCCAGCGTGGTGCGGTGCTCGTCGGGAGCGCTGAGCAGTTCGGCGAGGTACTCGTCGCGGAACAGGCCGCGGGCGCGGGCCTCGGGGGCGGCGAGCGCCTCGCGGACCCGGTCCAGGACCGGACCCGCCATATGACGGATCGCCGGCACCGGGAAGTAGCCCTTGGGCCGGTCCACGATCCCGGTGGGCAGCAGCTTCCGTCCGGCGTCCTTGAGGACGCCCTTGCCGCCCTGGGCGAGCTTCAGCTCGGGCGGGCAGGCCG encodes:
- a CDS encoding AMP-binding protein, producing MPASGPSPTLLDAIQAQRGRHTPGLVGDGFSQTHDQVFRAACARAALLTRLLAERRAEHPHVGLLLDNTPEYVFWLQACALAGATAVGINPTRRGPDLLRDIRHTDCALVVTGQRRLALLNGLDLAVPVLDSDGPAYAALLADHLDAAPPADLPAPDTRILLTFTSGSTGAPKAVICSQQRLARAGDKLREMYGLTSDDTGYACMPLFHGNATMALWAPMLLAGGTVALRPVFSASRFLEDVRRHRAGYFTYVGRAISYVLATEERPDDADSPLRLGFGTEAGAVDAARFEARFGCRLVEGYGSSEGGCNLRQDPAAPPGAVGRVGSGPYDDLAVVDPVTGEECPRSRFDASGRLLNGAEAIGELVNRTERAGFEGYWRNPEAGAARVQRGWYWTGDLFHRDAEGWFHFAGRSADWLRVDSENLAVADIESILGRWTEADAVAVFAVPDPVAGDQVMAAVQLRPGAGSGAGTGVGTTGVADPDGLARRLAEFLADQPDLGTKMPPRFVRLVARMPATATHKTAKTGLRAERWRTDDLVLWRPYGTASAAGLDYRTLTTADLEKIDALFAEHGRTAWS
- a CDS encoding alpha/beta fold hydrolase, which translates into the protein MTAAQHTGTQPTAPSLTVSPPTAPQHSCTQAATDPTGTTAAYVCDRGGVPQLWVGPLEGAGEPRLLDPAPDPVTAVSWSPDGRWIAYTSAPDGAEHGRVLAIRPDGTGRRVLAGADPRAAAYLGCWSRDGSALAVTEVVPVSDGDGTGHSHGLLAASLVDPEGGLPTRRLATESGAATLRVCDLTPDGRLALLRRGPRGHREAVLLRLADLSEAGTFPVADGDPWIGRFAPDGRTVWLRSDADREFAALLAVALDEDGSPVPGSASGSASGRSVRVAAQRSGTDLEHLTIAPDGSTALLGWNRQGRSSAELVRLAPEQGAATTLRQISLPHEVLTRADLDGSGGLLLSLSGSRCRPGVWSLPTAPGLKLRPAPWTSEPVPGAVSPRPLRLTARDGLPLSGWYYRAPRSSDDARPAPCVVYLHGGPESQERPVLDPLFQELLSRGFDVFAPNVRGSSGFGRSFVDADLGAGRFAAVDDVADCAQYLVGLGLADPGRLAVMGRSYGGYLVLAALVRHPKLFRTGVDICGISDFATFFSGTEPWIAESAATKYGHPDRDRELLRQLSPMTDVDALRAPLLAVHGAQDSNVPIGESEQFVAAARARGVTASLLELPDEGHDFVHETNRALMRGTVANWLERHLG